Proteins encoded within one genomic window of Dermatophilus congolensis:
- the lipB gene encoding lipoyl(octanoyl) transferase LipB: protein MRFEHVGLAPHFVDYQAGWDYQREVHAKVVAGELEDTVLLLEHSPTYTAGKRTQDKDRPKDGTPVIDVDRGGKITWHGPGQLVGYPIVHLPNPIDVVAHVRRLEQAIMNVCDHFGVPTMLVEGRSGVWVAADERGPERKVAAIGIRVTRDVTMHGFAINANCDLSWAQNIIPCGLDDAGATSLSFELGRDVTVTEILPVVEREIFQVISPYTSVAEQAHRAADRVLGLG from the coding sequence ATGCGTTTCGAGCACGTGGGTTTGGCGCCTCATTTCGTCGACTATCAGGCCGGGTGGGACTATCAGCGTGAGGTGCACGCGAAAGTTGTGGCTGGTGAGCTCGAGGATACTGTGCTGCTGTTGGAGCACTCCCCCACCTATACGGCGGGTAAACGCACCCAGGACAAGGACCGCCCTAAAGACGGCACTCCTGTGATCGATGTGGACCGGGGCGGGAAAATCACGTGGCATGGCCCGGGGCAGCTGGTGGGGTACCCGATTGTGCACTTGCCCAACCCGATTGATGTGGTGGCGCATGTGCGCCGTTTGGAGCAGGCAATCATGAATGTCTGTGACCATTTCGGGGTGCCCACGATGCTCGTTGAGGGGCGTTCGGGCGTGTGGGTGGCTGCAGATGAGCGCGGACCGGAACGTAAGGTCGCCGCGATCGGTATTCGGGTTACGCGGGATGTGACGATGCATGGGTTCGCGATCAACGCGAACTGTGATTTGTCGTGGGCGCAGAACATCATTCCGTGTGGGCTTGATGATGCCGGGGCGACAAGTTTGTCTTTCGAGCTGGGGCGAGATGTCACGGTCACCGAGATCCTGCCAGTGGTGGAGCGTGAGATTTTCCAAGTGATTTCGCCTTACACGAGCGTCGCGGAGCAGGCGCATCGGGCCGCGGATCGGGTATTGGGTTTGGGGTGA
- the lipA gene encoding lipoyl synthase, protein MTAAPEGRRLLRVEARNATTPIERKPEWIRTTAKMGEQFTQLHGMVKRTGLHTVCQEAGCPNIYECWEDREATFLIGGDICTRRCDFCDIATGRPRPMDPSEPRAVAESIKSMNLRYATVTGVARDDQPDGAAKLYADTIREIHALNPNTGVEILPPDFGAQRELVEQVFEARPEVFAHNLETVPRIFKRIRPAFQYDKSLRVITMAHEYGLVTKSNLILGMGEEDHEIEQAIRDLHEAGCDILTITQYLRPSKLHHPIDRWVKPQEFVAWSDFAKSIGFAGVMAGPLVRSSYRAGRLWVQAMREAGRPLPENLSHLGEGLDEPARQEAVSLVEKTAAKDKAAC, encoded by the coding sequence GTGACCGCAGCACCTGAAGGCCGTCGCCTCCTTCGCGTGGAAGCGCGTAACGCCACCACGCCGATCGAGCGCAAACCCGAATGGATCCGCACGACGGCCAAGATGGGTGAACAATTCACCCAACTGCACGGCATGGTTAAACGAACCGGCCTGCACACCGTTTGCCAGGAGGCGGGGTGCCCCAACATTTACGAATGCTGGGAGGACCGGGAAGCCACATTCCTTATCGGCGGTGATATTTGCACCCGCCGCTGCGACTTCTGTGATATCGCCACTGGTCGCCCTCGCCCGATGGACCCGAGCGAGCCGCGCGCGGTAGCTGAGTCGATTAAGTCGATGAATCTGCGGTACGCCACGGTGACTGGTGTTGCCCGTGATGACCAGCCCGACGGGGCCGCGAAACTGTATGCGGACACCATCCGCGAAATCCACGCGTTGAACCCCAACACAGGCGTGGAGATCCTTCCCCCTGACTTCGGTGCGCAGCGTGAACTGGTGGAGCAGGTGTTTGAGGCTCGGCCGGAGGTCTTCGCACACAACCTGGAGACGGTGCCGCGCATTTTCAAGCGGATCCGTCCGGCGTTCCAGTACGACAAGTCGTTGCGGGTTATCACGATGGCCCACGAGTACGGCCTGGTCACCAAATCGAACCTGATTTTGGGGATGGGTGAGGAAGACCACGAGATCGAGCAGGCCATTCGTGATCTCCACGAGGCTGGCTGCGACATCCTCACCATTACGCAGTACTTGCGCCCCTCTAAGCTGCACCACCCGATTGATCGTTGGGTCAAGCCGCAGGAGTTCGTGGCCTGGTCTGATTTTGCTAAGTCGATCGGTTTCGCTGGAGTGATGGCTGGCCCGTTGGTGCGCTCCAGCTACCGCGCTGGCCGCCTGTGGGTGCAGGCCATGCGTGAGGCTGGCCGTCCACTCCCGGAGAACCTAAGCCACCTCGGTGAGGGCTTGGATGAGCCCGCACGCCAAGAGGCCGTGTCGTTGGTGGAGAAGACAGCAGCCAAAGACAAGGCTGCTTGCTGA
- a CDS encoding DUF4191 domain-containing protein yields MATSERGNDKPKKKRFSQLKQVFELASRERPRILWEMIGIIVGMALLGAVIGGSFGHPIYGGFLAVLLGVLAAMWLLSKTAERAAYASLEGQPGAGGALLQSVRGWAVEQEPVAIEGGRNPSMHDAALVYRAVGRPGVVLVAEGPRGRATRLLANESKKTARLVPNVPVHTFRLGHDEGEDATRPTMLTKQMRKLPKNLTKHEVGEVDRRLHALGRVKAPIPAGIDPTKARQMGKGQRRR; encoded by the coding sequence ATGGCAACCAGCGAACGCGGCAACGACAAGCCCAAAAAGAAACGGTTCAGCCAGCTCAAGCAGGTATTTGAGCTTGCTTCCCGTGAACGCCCGCGCATCCTGTGGGAGATGATCGGGATCATCGTCGGGATGGCGCTACTTGGCGCTGTGATCGGCGGATCTTTCGGGCACCCGATTTACGGCGGTTTCTTGGCCGTTTTGCTTGGCGTGTTGGCGGCGATGTGGCTGCTGAGCAAAACTGCTGAGCGGGCTGCGTATGCCTCCCTTGAAGGCCAACCGGGTGCTGGTGGGGCTTTGCTGCAAAGCGTGCGCGGCTGGGCAGTCGAGCAGGAGCCTGTCGCTATCGAGGGTGGCCGCAACCCCTCCATGCACGACGCAGCCCTGGTGTACCGCGCGGTTGGTCGCCCCGGTGTAGTTCTCGTGGCAGAGGGCCCTCGTGGGCGCGCCACCCGCCTGCTGGCTAATGAATCGAAGAAGACTGCCCGTTTGGTCCCGAACGTGCCGGTTCACACTTTCCGCCTGGGCCACGACGAGGGTGAGGACGCCACTCGCCCCACCATGTTGACCAAGCAGATGCGTAAACTTCCCAAAAATCTGACCAAGCACGAGGTCGGTGAAGTAGATCGGCGTTTGCATGCTCTTGGGCGTGTGAAGGCACCAATCCCCGCAGGGATCGACCCCACGAAGGCCCGCCAGATGGGTAAAGGGCAGCGCCGCCGCTGA
- a CDS encoding RDD family protein, whose amino-acid sequence MAGIGRRIVAILIDGFISQIIAAGLLGFTPNAPGLDAFKPLLVLGVMNIVLVSTVGTTIGHRLLGIRVERLPRGWVGWKAGTIRAVLLCLAIPPFINDTDGRGLHDLLAGTVIIRR is encoded by the coding sequence ATGGCCGGTATCGGGCGCAGGATTGTGGCCATCTTGATTGATGGTTTCATCAGCCAGATCATCGCCGCGGGACTGCTGGGGTTCACCCCAAATGCGCCCGGACTTGATGCGTTTAAACCGCTGCTCGTGCTGGGCGTCATGAATATCGTGCTCGTCTCCACGGTGGGGACCACTATCGGTCATCGTCTGTTGGGGATCAGGGTGGAGCGCCTGCCTCGGGGGTGGGTCGGATGGAAAGCCGGGACGATTCGGGCGGTATTGCTGTGTCTAGCGATTCCCCCGTTCATCAATGACACCGATGGGCGGGGCCTGCATGATCTCTTGGCCGGGACAGTGATTATTCGGCGCTGA
- the glnA gene encoding type I glutamate--ammonia ligase, giving the protein MQWVRRRQEAGVFTKPEEVLKYIKDEQIEFVDIRFCDLPGVMQHFNIPASTVDEDFFTEGQAFDGSSIRGFQAIHESDMKLIPDIKSAYLDPFRTNKTLIMNFSIVDPFTDEPYSRDPRNIAAKAEAYLKSTGIADTAFFGAEAEFYVFDDVRFETNERSGYYFIDSKEAAWNTGRIEEGGNLGYKTPYKGGYFPVPPVDHFADMRDEMSKVMAQVGLDVERAHHEVGTAGQQEINYKFNTLLHSGDDLMKFKYVIKNVAWQGGKSATFMPKPLFGDNGSGMHTHQSLWKDGKPLFYDEAGYGGLSDIARWYIGGLLEHAPAVLAFTNPTVNSYHRLVPGYEAPVNLVYSARNRSACIRIPIAGASPKAKRIEFRIPDPSANPYLAFAAQLMAGLDGIRNRIEPPEPVDKDLYELPPEEHAQIKQVPGSLPEVLQALREDHDFLTEGDVFTEDLINTWIEWKTKNEVDPIRFRPHPHEFEMYYGI; this is encoded by the coding sequence ATGCAATGGGTGAGGCGACGACAGGAGGCTGGCGTGTTCACCAAACCCGAGGAAGTCCTCAAATACATCAAGGACGAGCAGATCGAGTTCGTCGACATCCGATTCTGCGATCTGCCGGGCGTGATGCAGCACTTCAACATCCCCGCTTCCACCGTGGATGAAGATTTCTTCACCGAAGGTCAAGCCTTCGACGGCTCCTCGATTCGTGGTTTTCAGGCCATCCACGAATCCGACATGAAGCTGATCCCGGACATCAAGTCCGCATATCTGGACCCGTTCCGCACCAACAAAACCCTCATCATGAACTTCTCGATCGTGGATCCGTTCACGGACGAGCCTTACTCCCGCGACCCGCGTAACATCGCCGCCAAAGCAGAGGCCTATCTGAAGTCCACAGGCATCGCAGACACGGCGTTCTTCGGCGCCGAAGCCGAGTTCTACGTCTTCGACGACGTGCGTTTTGAAACCAACGAACGCTCCGGCTACTACTTCATCGACTCTAAAGAAGCAGCCTGGAACACTGGCCGCATCGAAGAAGGCGGAAACCTCGGCTACAAAACGCCGTACAAGGGTGGTTACTTCCCCGTCCCGCCGGTAGACCACTTCGCCGACATGCGTGATGAGATGTCCAAGGTGATGGCGCAGGTCGGGCTCGACGTGGAGCGGGCACACCACGAGGTCGGCACTGCTGGTCAGCAAGAAATCAACTACAAGTTCAACACCTTGTTGCACTCCGGCGATGACCTCATGAAGTTCAAGTACGTCATCAAGAACGTCGCCTGGCAGGGCGGGAAATCCGCGACCTTTATGCCCAAACCGCTGTTTGGTGACAACGGCTCGGGCATGCACACCCACCAGAGCCTATGGAAAGACGGCAAACCGCTGTTCTACGACGAGGCTGGCTACGGCGGCCTGTCTGACATCGCCCGCTGGTACATCGGTGGCCTGCTTGAGCACGCCCCGGCAGTGTTGGCGTTCACCAACCCGACCGTGAACAGCTACCACCGCCTCGTGCCTGGCTATGAAGCACCGGTCAACTTGGTGTACTCGGCACGTAACCGCTCGGCGTGCATCCGTATCCCGATCGCTGGGGCTTCCCCGAAAGCCAAACGTATCGAGTTCCGTATCCCGGACCCCTCGGCTAACCCGTACTTGGCGTTCGCGGCACAGCTCATGGCAGGCCTGGACGGCATCCGTAACCGTATCGAGCCGCCGGAGCCGGTCGACAAGGACCTGTACGAGCTCCCCCCGGAAGAGCACGCACAGATCAAGCAGGTTCCCGGATCGCTGCCGGAGGTGTTGCAGGCGCTGCGTGAGGACCACGACTTCCTCACCGAAGGTGATGTGTTCACCGAAGACCTCATCAACACGTGGATCGAGTGGAAGACGAAGAACGAAGTGGACCCGATCCGCTTCCGTCCCCACCCGCACGAGTTCGAGATGTACTACGGCATCTGA
- a CDS encoding MarR family winged helix-turn-helix transcriptional regulator: MSGDCKSGGTHEAGNAVPEPQEPRWLDSDEREAWVGFAGLLIKLPTLLDGQLERDSGLRFFEYMVLAMLSEQEPPQVRMSHLAVLTGGSLSRLSHVAKRLEREGLIVRATDPADRRSTLARLTPLGREKVQAAAPGHVARVRELLMDPLTREQICRFGEITNEILQRVDPEGQVRPGPAA, translated from the coding sequence ATGTCAGGGGATTGTAAGAGCGGTGGTACCCACGAGGCCGGCAACGCTGTGCCAGAGCCGCAGGAGCCACGATGGCTCGACAGTGATGAGCGTGAAGCGTGGGTGGGTTTTGCTGGGCTGCTCATTAAATTACCCACCCTGCTGGACGGGCAGTTGGAGCGCGATTCGGGGTTGAGGTTCTTTGAGTACATGGTGTTGGCCATGCTCAGTGAACAAGAGCCACCTCAGGTGCGGATGAGTCACTTGGCGGTCCTCACTGGTGGGTCGCTTTCTCGGCTGAGCCATGTCGCGAAACGGCTAGAGAGAGAAGGTCTCATTGTCCGGGCCACAGATCCTGCGGATCGTCGTTCGACGCTGGCCCGGCTGACCCCGTTGGGTCGCGAGAAAGTTCAGGCGGCAGCGCCGGGGCATGTTGCACGGGTTCGTGAACTCCTTATGGACCCACTTACCAGAGAACAGATTTGCCGTTTCGGGGAGATCACGAACGAGATCCTTCAACGTGTCGACCCTGAAGGACAGGTCCGTCCAGGCCCAGCTGCGTAA
- a CDS encoding sensor histidine kinase has translation MTSLTERETCVQALLMLSMAALEGCTQAELFAAVAQQARQASGAGFAVVALPGEGKCLRVQAVSPCGDVVAGEGVLRSRVWGRILRHHDPVLFPQGAQGKSPGELVQDLRSCIGIEDSAVLLVLPMFTAVRDVGLLVLGWSLSTGAPHGEVGKLSWFAAWVARVIDASGEQRRRTYAHAQQEVSRERQRIARDIHDHVIQRLFASGMALQIAARTAGGATRTRLDDAVRDMEETVTLLREVVAGASLTPVAGEVKEELESLVRQAAAAGPFAPALVIEGRVEQIPMQVKSDVVAVAREGVANMMRHARATDGSVTVRVNDEAVSVVIIDDGVGVTDGGRRSGLDNLADRARSHGGTFIAHRRLEGGTLLHWWVPLR, from the coding sequence ATGACCTCTTTAACTGAGCGGGAAACGTGTGTGCAGGCGCTGCTGATGCTGTCGATGGCGGCGTTGGAGGGATGCACGCAAGCGGAGTTGTTTGCTGCGGTGGCGCAGCAGGCCAGGCAGGCTAGTGGGGCTGGTTTTGCTGTAGTGGCTTTGCCTGGCGAGGGGAAGTGTCTGCGTGTGCAGGCGGTCAGTCCTTGTGGGGATGTTGTTGCCGGTGAGGGCGTTTTGCGGAGCCGTGTGTGGGGACGGATTCTGCGTCATCATGATCCGGTTCTTTTCCCGCAGGGTGCGCAGGGGAAAAGCCCTGGGGAACTTGTGCAGGATTTGCGTAGCTGTATCGGTATTGAGGACTCGGCGGTGCTGCTGGTTTTGCCGATGTTCACTGCGGTACGTGATGTGGGGCTTTTGGTGCTCGGGTGGTCGTTGTCTACCGGTGCCCCACACGGTGAGGTTGGGAAGTTGTCGTGGTTTGCCGCTTGGGTGGCTCGGGTCATTGATGCCTCTGGCGAGCAGCGGCGCCGTACGTATGCGCACGCCCAGCAGGAAGTTTCTCGGGAGCGGCAACGCATTGCGCGCGATATCCACGATCACGTGATTCAGCGGTTGTTTGCCTCGGGGATGGCGTTGCAGATAGCTGCACGTACCGCTGGCGGCGCGACCCGAACCCGCCTCGATGATGCTGTGCGTGACATGGAAGAGACGGTCACGTTGCTGCGTGAGGTGGTCGCTGGCGCCAGCTTGACCCCTGTTGCCGGTGAGGTGAAAGAGGAGCTGGAATCCTTGGTGCGCCAAGCAGCAGCGGCGGGGCCTTTTGCTCCCGCCCTGGTGATTGAAGGGCGTGTTGAGCAGATACCCATGCAGGTGAAAAGCGATGTTGTTGCTGTCGCCCGTGAGGGGGTGGCGAACATGATGCGGCATGCGCGGGCCACGGATGGGTCGGTGACTGTGCGGGTCAATGATGAGGCAGTGTCGGTAGTGATTATTGACGATGGGGTAGGGGTCACTGATGGTGGGCGTCGTAGCGGTCTGGATAATTTGGCCGATCGGGCGCGCAGTCATGGGGGGACGTTTATCGCCCATCGTCGCCTCGAAGGAGGGACACTGCTGCACTGGTGGGTTCCGTTGAGATGA
- a CDS encoding response regulator, whose protein sequence is MTTLQAASPARPIRVFLLDDHEIMRRGLRDLLELEPDITVVGEASSVAEAVQHIPFTHPDVAILDMRLPDGSGVDVCQAVRAHDEKIRSLILTSFNDEEALTAALRAGACGYAIKDVRGEKLLADVRALAAGQTRLDARRPTSAAQRSAGRCSDVSDPRLRSLTAQERRILARVAQGMTNRQIGEDLFLAEKTVKNYITAILAKLGMKRRTQAAVFAATHSDDLFN, encoded by the coding sequence ATGACCACGCTGCAGGCCGCGTCCCCCGCCAGGCCGATCCGCGTGTTCCTGCTCGATGATCACGAAATCATGCGCCGTGGCCTGCGCGACCTGCTGGAGCTAGAACCAGACATCACTGTGGTCGGTGAGGCCTCCTCGGTAGCAGAAGCTGTACAGCACATACCATTCACCCACCCGGACGTTGCCATCCTCGACATGCGACTCCCCGACGGGTCGGGTGTCGATGTGTGCCAGGCAGTACGCGCCCATGATGAAAAAATCCGCTCACTCATCCTCACCTCTTTCAATGACGAAGAAGCTCTCACCGCAGCGCTGCGCGCTGGGGCCTGCGGCTACGCCATCAAAGACGTCAGGGGCGAAAAACTTCTTGCCGACGTGCGGGCGCTCGCCGCGGGACAGACACGGCTGGATGCCCGCCGTCCGACCAGCGCTGCACAACGCAGCGCTGGTCGGTGTAGTGATGTTTCTGACCCGCGCCTGCGGAGCTTGACTGCGCAGGAACGGCGCATTCTGGCGCGGGTGGCGCAGGGAATGACGAACCGGCAGATCGGTGAGGATTTGTTCCTTGCGGAGAAAACGGTGAAGAACTACATCACGGCGATCCTGGCCAAGCTGGGAATGAAAAGACGCACTCAGGCCGCGGTGTTTGCCGCAACGCACAGTGATGACCTCTTTAACTGA
- a CDS encoding bifunctional [glutamine synthetase] adenylyltransferase/[glutamine synthetase]-adenylyl-L-tyrosine phosphorylase, whose product MGARSVSLTGWLARAGFEDTATAARFATAAELEGWSAPGGSLLTGISQVADPDLALKTLVRLVAAVGRDRLEDLLTAQSLGRDRLLRVLGESAALGDHLVRHPEHISAVVDAVPMEASERVRDLLQAVCPQGRGDLSSQDALRVAYRRQLLGILALDVSAPNPQATVHHTAAALADLAGAALEAAVAVAHETHPQAGSKARLAVIAMGKCGGGELNYISDVDVIFVGEPAEGVPEEEGIEAATVLAAEVMRTCSAHTGEGTLWQVDPALRPEGKQGPLVRTVASHVRYYKRWAKTWEFQALLKARAVAGDAELGQAYEEAIRPFVWQAASRENFVTDVQAMRARVERHIPPAEVDRQLKLGPGGLRDVEFSVQLLQLVHGRTDESLRSRNTLEALAALAAGGYVAREDAAALDAAYRFLRSVEHRVQFAKMKRTHLMPQGPHDLQRIGRGLRLAAPAAESLTAVWQEHKRTVRQIHKLLFYRPLLSAVARLRPEDARLRPEAAKERFAALGFSDSAGALRHIEALTAGVSRTAAIQRTLLPVMLGWFAEEVDPDNGLLAFRRISESLGHTTWYLRMLRDEGKAAERLARVLARSRFLVSLLEQTPDAARILSGDAVVLPRSREAVLATMRAAMKRQDDPAEAMVAARKVRRSELFRCALGDLIDTSSTEETMRGLSDLNEAIVQAALDVAERIYIAEHGQLPVQVAFIGMGRLGGRECGFASDADVLAVHRPCQEVSDEDAAAAAKEIVQQVRSLLSAPGPDPSLGFDMDLRPEGKTGPLSRSIAGYSSYMQRWAQAWERQAMVRARPIAGPEDLGEEFVQAVDPYRWAEGGLTDAQVREIRKLKARMEGERLPRGADPRRHFKLGRGGLSDVEWTVQLIQLQHANQHPTLRTTSTLEALHAAVDLGLLTQIEGVALEEAWVTASQMRDAVMLWRGRSADSVPEHVVDAEAMARILGWGPGSGSETGEHYLRLARHSREVMERRFYGQETI is encoded by the coding sequence ATGGGTGCGCGTTCGGTGTCATTGACGGGCTGGTTGGCACGTGCAGGTTTTGAAGATACGGCCACGGCGGCACGGTTTGCTACCGCTGCAGAACTGGAAGGATGGAGCGCCCCAGGCGGGTCGTTACTGACGGGGATATCCCAGGTTGCTGACCCGGATTTGGCGTTAAAAACTCTGGTCCGATTGGTCGCAGCGGTGGGGCGGGACCGCTTAGAAGACCTGTTGACGGCACAGTCCCTTGGTCGAGATCGGCTACTGCGGGTGCTGGGGGAGTCAGCGGCGTTGGGGGATCACTTGGTGCGCCACCCAGAGCACATCAGCGCCGTGGTTGATGCCGTCCCCATGGAAGCCTCAGAGCGAGTGCGTGACCTTCTCCAAGCTGTCTGTCCGCAGGGGCGCGGTGACCTGAGTAGTCAAGATGCGTTGCGGGTGGCGTATCGGCGGCAGCTGCTAGGCATCCTTGCCCTTGATGTGAGCGCACCGAACCCGCAAGCAACGGTCCATCACACTGCCGCGGCGTTAGCCGACCTTGCTGGGGCGGCGCTGGAAGCTGCAGTAGCCGTGGCGCACGAAACCCACCCCCAGGCGGGCAGCAAGGCCCGGCTAGCGGTGATCGCGATGGGTAAGTGTGGGGGAGGGGAGCTTAATTACATCTCGGATGTGGATGTGATTTTTGTTGGCGAACCCGCTGAGGGAGTCCCCGAAGAGGAAGGCATTGAAGCAGCCACAGTGCTAGCCGCTGAGGTGATGCGGACCTGCTCAGCCCACACAGGTGAAGGAACATTGTGGCAGGTGGATCCGGCACTGCGGCCCGAGGGTAAACAAGGGCCACTTGTACGGACCGTGGCATCGCACGTGCGCTACTACAAACGCTGGGCCAAAACGTGGGAGTTCCAGGCGCTGCTGAAAGCCCGCGCCGTCGCCGGAGACGCAGAGCTTGGGCAGGCCTACGAGGAAGCTATTCGACCGTTCGTGTGGCAGGCAGCCAGCCGTGAAAACTTCGTCACGGATGTGCAAGCCATGCGGGCACGCGTAGAGCGCCACATCCCACCAGCAGAGGTAGATCGCCAGCTCAAACTGGGTCCAGGTGGGTTACGAGATGTCGAGTTCAGCGTGCAGCTGCTGCAGCTAGTACATGGCCGTACCGATGAATCCCTCAGGTCACGTAACACGCTGGAGGCGTTAGCGGCGCTCGCCGCCGGGGGCTATGTGGCCCGTGAAGATGCGGCCGCATTAGATGCGGCATACCGGTTTTTGCGCTCAGTGGAGCACCGGGTGCAGTTCGCGAAGATGAAACGCACCCACCTCATGCCGCAGGGGCCACATGACCTGCAACGAATCGGGCGGGGACTGCGCCTGGCCGCGCCAGCGGCGGAGTCGCTGACTGCAGTGTGGCAAGAACACAAACGCACAGTCCGCCAAATCCACAAACTGTTGTTCTACCGGCCGTTGCTGTCTGCGGTGGCGCGGCTACGCCCCGAAGATGCCAGGCTGCGCCCAGAGGCAGCGAAAGAACGTTTCGCCGCATTGGGGTTCAGTGATTCCGCCGGAGCGCTACGGCACATCGAAGCACTCACCGCCGGGGTTTCCCGCACAGCAGCAATCCAGCGAACACTGCTGCCAGTGATGCTGGGCTGGTTCGCCGAAGAAGTCGACCCAGACAACGGGCTACTTGCTTTCCGTCGTATTAGTGAATCTTTGGGGCACACCACTTGGTACCTGCGGATGCTGCGTGATGAAGGCAAAGCAGCAGAACGGCTAGCACGAGTGTTGGCGCGCAGCAGGTTTTTAGTGTCTCTGCTGGAACAAACCCCCGACGCAGCACGAATCCTTTCCGGTGATGCCGTGGTGCTGCCGCGCTCGCGCGAAGCGGTGTTAGCCACGATGCGCGCTGCGATGAAACGCCAAGACGACCCAGCTGAGGCGATGGTGGCGGCCCGGAAAGTGCGGCGTTCAGAATTGTTCCGGTGTGCGTTGGGTGACCTGATCGACACCTCTTCTACCGAAGAGACGATGCGTGGACTATCTGACCTGAATGAAGCGATTGTGCAGGCGGCTTTGGACGTCGCTGAACGGATCTATATTGCCGAGCATGGGCAGCTGCCAGTGCAGGTCGCTTTCATCGGGATGGGCCGTTTGGGAGGGCGGGAATGCGGGTTCGCTTCGGATGCGGACGTTCTTGCTGTGCACCGCCCTTGCCAGGAAGTCAGCGACGAAGACGCCGCAGCAGCTGCAAAAGAGATCGTCCAACAGGTGCGTTCTTTGCTTAGCGCCCCGGGCCCAGACCCTTCCTTAGGGTTTGACATGGACCTGCGCCCCGAAGGTAAAACCGGCCCATTAAGCAGATCCATCGCCGGGTACAGCAGCTACATGCAACGATGGGCGCAAGCCTGGGAACGGCAGGCGATGGTGCGTGCCCGGCCGATCGCAGGCCCCGAAGACCTGGGAGAAGAGTTTGTGCAGGCGGTGGACCCTTACCGTTGGGCCGAAGGTGGACTGACCGATGCGCAGGTCCGGGAGATCCGCAAACTCAAGGCCCGCATGGAGGGTGAACGGCTCCCGCGCGGCGCCGACCCTCGCCGGCACTTCAAACTGGGGCGCGGTGGCCTCTCAGACGTGGAATGGACAGTGCAGCTGATCCAGCTCCAGCATGCCAACCAACACCCGACACTCCGCACCACCAGCACCCTAGAAGCTCTACATGCCGCCGTTGATCTGGGATTGTTGACTCAGATCGAGGGCGTGGCGTTAGAGGAAGCATGGGTTACTGCCTCCCAAATGCGTGACGCGGTGATGCTGTGGCGAGGCAGATCCGCTGATTCGGTACCGGAGCATGTCGTCGATGCAGAAGCAATGGCCCGTATTCTCGGTTGGGGGCCGGGATCTGGGTCAGAAACAGGTGAGCACTACCTACGACTGGCGCGTCATTCACGCGAGGTGATGGAACGCCGCTTTTACGGACAGGAGACGATATGA